CGGGCCCAGGAGGAAGATCAGGCCTCGGAAGAACAGGGTCTGTCTCAGGAAGAGGAAACTTTAAATCAGGAGATACAAGACCTGCGCAACGAGATCCATGAACAGGAAGAGGGGATCAAAGTCCTGGAAGCCCATCTGGAAGAAGAAAGAGAAGCCTTGAGTCAGGCCAATACCCAGTTATCGGTTTTGAAGGAAAAGGGTGAGTATATAGGGAGGGAATGGGAACGTTTGAAAGAATCCCTGGCCGAGAAACAAGGGAGACAAAAAAGACTCCTGGACAAAAAGGAAACCGGAACCCGGACCCAGGAAGGCTTATTGGGAAAAATTGCATCCGGTGAAAAGACCGTAAAGGAATTGCTCGACGAGGTCACCGGGTTGAACGAGCAGATTCTGGCTACCAATGAAACCTGGGAAAAAATGGTTAAACAAAAGGAAGAGCTGGAAGGGATTTTTAAGGAAAAGAGAAATCAGATGTCGGAGGTGGAACATAAGGAAAATGCCCTTCATATGGACCTGGCCCAGGTCGTTATGAAGATGGATCATTTGAGAGAGCAAACCCTCGAACATACCGGCCAGCCGTTGGAAGAAATGATGAAAACCTATCTGAAAGGGGATGAAGACCTGGAAGGCCTTCGGGAGAAACGCAGAGAATTCAAGGAAAAACTGGAACAAATCGGAGAGGTGAATCTGACGGCCCTGGAAGAATACAATGCCTTTAAGGAACGGTATGATTTTTATCAAACCCAGGAAGATGATCTGCGTAAATCCATGGATTCCCTGAAACGGGCCATTCAGAAAATTAATTCCACCTCCCGGGAACTCTTTTTAACCACCTTTAAAACGATTCAGGAGAAGATGAATGAGGTTTTCCCGATCCTGTTCGAAGGCGGTTCCGCCAAACTGTCCCTGACCGATGACGATGACCCCCTGGAAGCCGGTGTGGAAATCATGGTCCATCCTCCGGGAAAACGGGTAACCAGCATGACCCTCCTTTCCGGGGGGGAAAAGGCCATGACGGCCCTGGCCTTATTGTTTGCGACCTATATGGTTAAACCCAGTCCCTTCTGTTTATTAGACGAGATTGATGCCTTTCTGGATGAAGCCAATGTGGAACGTTTCAAGGGCCTGGTCCAAAACATCGTTCGCGACTCTCAAATCATTCTCATTACCCATAACCGGCGCATCATGGAAATGGCCGATACCCTCTATGGGGTAACCATGGAACAGCCGGGGGTCTCCAAACTGGTCTCGGTCCGCCTGGATACCATTCAATAAACCTTTTTCCCACAAACTCATCCGGACGCATAGAACACCCCCGGGGCGATGAGCCATCGCCTCGAGGGGAGAAAGAACTTTTTTCTTCTCCCATTCAGATTTATCCATTATAATCCCGTCCTATTGATTCAACGGATTGGTGAAAGGAATAAAAAGATGTTGAAATGGTTTCGCAAGCAAGAAGATGAAAATCAACCGGACACCCCTGGTCCTGCCGGAGAGGGAAATATAATATCCGCCCCGGAGGAACAGGAGCCGAAGGAAAATAAAAAAGGATTTTTCGGCCGGCTCAAGGATCGATTGACCAAGACCCGGGAAACCTTGATCAGCCGGGTGGACCATCTGGTTCTGGGAAAAAAGGAGATCGACGAAGATTTGTTGGATGAGCTGGAGGAAATACTTATTACCTCCGACCTGGGGGTTATGACCACCCGGGCCCTGATCGAATCGGTGCAGCAAAAGGTTAAGAGGAAAGAATTGGATAACCCGGAACGGCTGAAGGAAACCCTTCAACAGGAGATCCTCCGTTTTCTGGAAGTGCCCGGTAAAATACCGGACTATTCTCAGAAACCTTTTATCATCCTGGTCATCGGGGTCAATGGGGTAGGAAAAACCACCACCATCGGGAAGCTGGCCCAAAAATTCAAAAGTCAGGGGAAGAAGGTCTTGCTGGTGGCCGGCGACACCTTCCGGGCCGCAGCCGGGGAACAATTAGAGATCTGGGCCGGTCGCTCCGGGGCCGAGATCATCCGCCAGAAGGAAGGGTCCGATCCTTCGGCCGTGGTCTATGACGGCGTCAAGGCCGCCCGTTCCCGGGGCATGGACCTGGTCCTGATCGATACGGCCGGAAGACTTCATACCCGGGTGAACCTGATGGAAGAGCTGAAAAAAATCCGACGGGTCATCCGGAAGGAGGTCCCGGAAGGTCCCCATCAAACCTGGTTGATCCTCGATGCCACCATGGGCCAGAATGCTATTTCCCAGGCCCGCATCTTTAACGAAGCCATGGAGATCAACGGGATTATCCTCACCAAACTGGACGGGACGGCCAAGGGGGGGATTATCGTCGGCATCTGCAATGAACTGAAAATCCCCATCGAATATATCGGCATCGGCGAAAAAGTGGATGATTTGCAGCCCTTTAATCCGGAGGAATTTGTTCGGGCCTTGTTTTGACAAAATCTTTAATGGACTTCTCATGGCATTTTATTCGTTATAATAAGGTCCGGGCTTAAAAATAAAGCCGTCGTGTTCCGCCCAGAGTTTAAGACACCACTCGATCAACATTTTGAGTTCTTGCAATTCTTCGGCCGGCGGCAAGACTTTGGGCAAATCCTTTGTTTCCGTCCTCTGAAATTCCGGGAGTTTCCTTTTAAGGTCCTGATTCAGTTCTTGCACCAGGGACCAAACCTCTTCTCTTAACTTAGGCGCCGGCCGTTTCTTTTTAATCGTCATTGATCTTCTTTCTTGTTGTCTAAAATGAGCACTATTTTCCACCAAGGCACATTTGGATGCGGTCCATCTGACCGTTTTTAACCCAGCCATATTTTTCCAGGAAAAGCCGATCAAAGGCGTTTAGCCTTCCTTCCCGTTGACGCTTCAAAAACCGCTCAAACTGGTTCGGTCCCCCGTTATACATGGCATAGACGGCCCCGCCGAGTATATCAAGAGGAAGGGATCGGTTCGGCCCCAGACGGTTCAGTGCCCATCGGCGGAAATAAAGCTCTAAAATCTCGGTACCGGCCAGGACGTTATAATGAATATTCCAGCGGAGGCTTTTGGGCTGATAGAGGCCTCTCCAGACCCGGAGGTTGATCTGCATCAGCCCAACGGAAGAGCCGTTATAAGAACAAAGATAGCGGACTTTTCCGTTGGAAGCGGTCAGTTGCCGCCAGCAGCTTTCCTGCCAGGCCGTGGCGGAGACCAGAAGCCTGAACAGGCCATGATATTTTTCTTCCAGATTTTTTTTAGACAGGACCTGGTCGGTCGCCCCTTGCAGGACCTCTTCAACCCTTTCAAGATAATCGTCCAGGTTTTTTCCGTCCGGCAGCCACTTCATTAATTCACCGGCAGCCTTGGGGATCTTTTCGCCTTCCGGGGGGGAAGTCGATACAAACCGGATGGGCCGGCGGGACTTCCTCCTGAAAAAAAGGTTTTCCGCAGTAGCCTCGGGCAGCTCAAGTTCATCCTCTTCATATCCGGGACCGGTTTCTTGGATAGGCGCACCAAGGCCCAAGAGCTGGCGCAATTCTGGATTAACCTCCCAGGCATATCCGGGGCTCCATGGTCTTTCCCCCCGAGACAGCAAACGGGCCAGCCGGATCAGACCGTTTTGGCTGATTTCCAGCCCAAAGGAACCTCCCAGATGGTCCAGAATTTTCAGGGAATCCATGGCGGTAAAATAAGCCATATATCCAAAGAGGGAAGGCGCGTCTTCCTGAATAAGGGTTTTTCTCAAGATCGGACCCAGTTCGTTCCAGCTTTTTATGAACTGTTCCCGAACCAGATCGCCCTCCGATTTCCTGTGGTCCAGGGCATCCACAAAGCCATAGCGCATTTCCAGGAGTGTCTTCAAGAGGGTCCCTTTTTCCTCTTCGGACAAGGGCCGTCCGATTA
This genomic window from Deltaproteobacteria bacterium contains:
- the ftsY gene encoding signal recognition particle-docking protein FtsY, which translates into the protein MLKWFRKQEDENQPDTPGPAGEGNIISAPEEQEPKENKKGFFGRLKDRLTKTRETLISRVDHLVLGKKEIDEDLLDELEEILITSDLGVMTTRALIESVQQKVKRKELDNPERLKETLQQEILRFLEVPGKIPDYSQKPFIILVIGVNGVGKTTTIGKLAQKFKSQGKKVLLVAGDTFRAAAGEQLEIWAGRSGAEIIRQKEGSDPSAVVYDGVKAARSRGMDLVLIDTAGRLHTRVNLMEELKKIRRVIRKEVPEGPHQTWLILDATMGQNAISQARIFNEAMEINGIILTKLDGTAKGGIIVGICNELKIPIEYIGIGEKVDDLQPFNPEEFVRALF
- a CDS encoding lytic transglycosylase domain-containing protein, encoding MNRKRLLRIFVLGLFTLGSGFSAWAVPKTIALPVTLDYPLIRSFLVTQVYTQPGQKAVLLDQNNHCVRIELSDPRVNAKGSLIHLLSKIKLQAGLELGNRCLQPLVWEGYWEVRLQPYLDQKTRSLRFKTRDSKFYNQQLEKMTVVEVIWKMIKKYVHPPLDRVAIDLGPPINEVTQLLPFFVKPENQEKFERGLRSLRTGKVRVGPNAVEAEILFDLEVPEAVESGKAPVPLTEEEKVRFIKTWEIWDSFLVHELLSLIGRPLSEEEKGTLLKTLLEMRYGFVDALDHRKSEGDLVREQFIKSWNELGPILRKTLIQEDAPSLFGYMAYFTAMDSLKILDHLGGSFGLEISQNGLIRLARLLSRGERPWSPGYAWEVNPELRQLLGLGAPIQETGPGYEEDELELPEATAENLFFRRKSRRPIRFVSTSPPEGEKIPKAAGELMKWLPDGKNLDDYLERVEEVLQGATDQVLSKKNLEEKYHGLFRLLVSATAWQESCWRQLTASNGKVRYLCSYNGSSVGLMQINLRVWRGLYQPKSLRWNIHYNVLAGTEILELYFRRWALNRLGPNRSLPLDILGGAVYAMYNGGPNQFERFLKRQREGRLNAFDRLFLEKYGWVKNGQMDRIQMCLGGK